In a genomic window of Pseudoglutamicibacter albus:
- a CDS encoding gluconeogenesis factor YvcK family protein → MDIPTHAIPLVAPRLRPSQRRSRWKITALGGGHGLHASLKALRLLDADLTAIVTVADDGGSSGRIRDEFGVLPPGDLRMALSALCDDSEWGRTWARVMQHRFTTLPDSPRSMEGHVLGNFLIVTLWEMLGDAVEGLNWAGQLLGARGRVLPMSTDPLRIKGTVVREQDGQPIAEVYEGQVALAKAAHRGSVTDICLLPEDASATPQAVEAISEADWNVLGPGSWYTSVMPHLLLNDSRRALAESQARTLVTMNLSSSTFEASGLRSADHLKILRRYAPELHIDAVLADPSTLDDEAYFCQVAENMGTKVFFDRVESKAKESVHDPLRLAAAYKDVFSHFESGGVSG, encoded by the coding sequence ATGGATATACCGACACATGCGATCCCGCTGGTCGCTCCGCGTTTGCGTCCTAGCCAGCGTCGCTCGCGGTGGAAGATCACCGCACTCGGCGGCGGGCATGGACTGCATGCCTCGCTGAAGGCTTTGCGTTTGCTTGATGCTGACCTGACGGCCATCGTGACGGTTGCCGATGACGGCGGTTCTTCAGGCCGGATCCGTGACGAGTTCGGTGTGCTGCCGCCAGGGGACCTGCGGATGGCGCTTTCGGCGCTGTGCGATGACAGCGAATGGGGCCGCACCTGGGCCCGGGTCATGCAGCACAGGTTTACAACGCTTCCAGATTCTCCTCGCAGTATGGAAGGTCACGTTCTGGGTAACTTCCTCATCGTGACCTTGTGGGAGATGCTAGGGGATGCGGTCGAAGGCCTGAACTGGGCTGGCCAGTTGCTTGGTGCCCGCGGCAGGGTCCTGCCGATGTCGACCGATCCGTTGCGTATCAAAGGCACCGTTGTGAGGGAACAAGACGGTCAGCCGATAGCTGAGGTGTATGAGGGCCAGGTTGCGTTGGCGAAAGCGGCGCACCGTGGTTCCGTGACCGATATCTGCTTGCTTCCTGAAGATGCGAGCGCGACCCCGCAGGCTGTGGAAGCCATCAGCGAAGCGGACTGGAATGTGCTGGGGCCAGGCTCGTGGTACACGTCGGTTATGCCGCACCTGTTGCTCAATGACAGCCGGCGGGCGCTCGCTGAATCGCAAGCGCGCACGCTTGTGACGATGAACTTGTCGTCTTCAACGTTTGAGGCCTCCGGGCTGAGGTCTGCTGATCACCTCAAGATTCTGCGCCGCTACGCTCCTGAGCTGCACATCGATGCGGTGCTCGCTGATCCATCGACCCTCGATGATGAAGCGTATTTCTGCCAGGTCGCAGAGAACATGGGCACTAAGGTGTTCTTCGACCGTGTCGAATCGAAGGCTAAAGAGTCTGTGCATGATCCATTGCGGCTCGCGGCCGCATATAAGGATGTTTTTTCGCACTTCGAGTCCGGGGGTGTCTCCGGTTAG
- the whiA gene encoding DNA-binding protein WhiA, producing the protein MALTNAVRDELVAVDVTVTSQRRAEVATMLRLAGGLHLVAGRIAVQAEVSGEAIARRIQKTLGEVFNVRCAMRLVSGGGLRNSERVEMQVLGDGASLARQTGLVDGMGRPVRGLPPSIVNGSVADAAAVWRGAFLAAGSLTEPGRSSALEIVCPGPEVALALVGAARRLGITAKAREVRGQDRVVLRDGEAIGLMLQKMGVVEAVKVWEERRARKEVRANANRLANFDDANLRRSAQAAVAAGARVQRALEILGDEVPEHLRDAGTLRIEHKEASLDELGRLADPPLTKDAIAGRIRRLLMMADRVADERGIPNTTTAVPADILDD; encoded by the coding sequence ATGGCATTGACGAATGCAGTCAGAGACGAGCTGGTTGCCGTGGACGTTACGGTGACGTCCCAGCGCCGTGCCGAGGTAGCTACCATGCTCCGTTTGGCTGGTGGTTTGCATCTGGTTGCCGGGCGGATCGCGGTTCAGGCAGAGGTAAGTGGCGAGGCGATTGCGCGCCGTATCCAGAAGACCCTAGGTGAGGTTTTCAACGTTCGATGCGCCATGCGGCTCGTCAGCGGTGGCGGGCTACGCAACTCTGAGCGTGTTGAGATGCAGGTTCTGGGCGATGGAGCATCGCTGGCTCGGCAGACAGGTTTGGTTGACGGCATGGGCCGCCCGGTGCGTGGCTTGCCTCCTTCGATCGTCAACGGTTCGGTCGCTGATGCGGCGGCCGTGTGGCGCGGAGCGTTCCTCGCGGCGGGCTCACTCACCGAACCTGGCCGCTCCTCCGCGTTAGAGATCGTGTGCCCCGGACCCGAAGTCGCGTTAGCGCTCGTGGGGGCCGCACGCCGCCTGGGCATCACCGCTAAAGCGCGCGAGGTCCGCGGGCAAGATCGCGTTGTCTTGCGTGACGGTGAAGCGATCGGTCTCATGCTTCAAAAAATGGGTGTCGTGGAAGCAGTCAAGGTCTGGGAGGAGCGCCGGGCACGTAAAGAAGTGCGTGCCAACGCGAACCGTCTAGCGAACTTTGATGACGCGAACCTACGCCGCTCCGCGCAAGCCGCGGTCGCTGCTGGTGCACGCGTTCAGCGCGCCCTGGAGATCCTCGGTGATGAGGTACCGGAACACCTCCGGGATGCCGGTACCTTGCGCATCGAGCACAAGGAAGCAAGCCTCGATGAGCTTGGCCGGCTAGCGGACCCGCCGCTGACGAAGGACGCGATCGCTGGCCGTATTCGCCGCCTGCTGATGATGGCCGATCGCGTTGCTGATGAACGCGGGATCCCGAACACCACAACCGCAGTTCCTGCGGATATCCTCGACGACTAA
- a CDS encoding superoxide dismutase → MTQYTLPDLDYDYGALEPHISGKIMELHHSKHHATYVKGANTALEQLAEARDKGDLSNVNKLTKDLAFNLGGHTNHSIFWKNLSPEGGGEPTGELAEAINEHFGSFENFKKHFNAAALGIQGSGWALLSYEGIGGKLLIEQLHDQQGDVPVATQPLLMLDMWEHAFYLDYLNVKADYVDAFWNIVNWDNVSERYAAAKEGASKLVLPGA, encoded by the coding sequence TTGACTCAGTACACGCTTCCGGACCTGGACTACGACTACGGTGCACTTGAGCCGCACATTTCCGGCAAGATCATGGAGCTGCACCACTCCAAGCACCACGCAACCTACGTCAAGGGCGCCAACACCGCCCTCGAACAGCTGGCAGAAGCACGCGATAAGGGTGATCTGTCCAACGTCAACAAGCTCACCAAGGACCTCGCGTTCAACCTCGGTGGTCACACCAACCACTCGATCTTCTGGAAGAACCTCTCCCCAGAGGGTGGCGGCGAGCCAACCGGTGAACTTGCTGAGGCCATCAACGAGCACTTCGGTTCTTTCGAGAACTTCAAGAAGCACTTCAACGCCGCAGCACTGGGCATCCAGGGCTCCGGTTGGGCTCTTTTGTCCTATGAAGGCATCGGCGGCAAGTTGCTGATCGAGCAGTTGCATGACCAGCAGGGTGATGTCCCAGTAGCAACCCAGCCACTACTGATGCTGGATATGTGGGAGCACGCTTTCTACCTCGACTACCTCAACGTCAAGGCTGACTACGTTGATGCGTTCTGGAACATCGTCAACTGGGACAACGTCTCCGAGCGCTACGCAGCAGCTAAGGAAGGCGCATCGAAGCTGGTTCTGCCAGGCGCCTAA
- a CDS encoding phosphoglycerate kinase: MPAFTLEDLMSKGVKGRTVLVRSDLNVPLDDDRNVTDAGRVKASIPVISRLSNAGARVIVMAHLGRPKGEPDPALSIRPAAEKLAELSGLNVTVAEDVVGESAQSLAQELADGEVLVIENVRFEAGETSKDDAEREELAKRYAALAGEDGAYVDDAFGAVHRKHASVFDIARLLPAYQGDLVRDELEVLKRLTVEPQRPFVVVLGGAKVSDKLAVIERLLTVADQILVGGGMVFTFLKAKGYEIGSSLVEEDQLETVKGYLDRSGTEGHAEIILPSDIVMADSFAADAAHETRSVEDLTGGSIGQAGMGLDIGQVSAGTFGEKIVTAATVFWNGPMGVFEFPAFAAGTRAVASALERSEAFTVVGGGDSAAAVRSLGHHDADFGHISTGGGASLEYLEGKELPGLTVLEESN, encoded by the coding sequence ATGCCTGCCTTTACTCTTGAGGATTTGATGTCCAAAGGCGTCAAGGGCCGTACGGTTCTTGTACGCTCCGATTTGAACGTTCCACTCGACGATGACCGCAACGTCACCGATGCTGGCCGCGTTAAGGCCTCGATTCCGGTGATTTCGCGTCTGAGCAACGCTGGTGCCCGGGTGATTGTGATGGCACACCTGGGTCGGCCGAAAGGGGAGCCTGATCCGGCGCTTTCGATCCGCCCGGCAGCTGAAAAGCTCGCTGAGCTGAGCGGCTTGAACGTCACGGTCGCTGAAGACGTTGTAGGGGAGTCCGCGCAGTCCTTGGCTCAGGAGCTTGCCGATGGTGAGGTTCTGGTGATCGAGAACGTTCGCTTTGAAGCTGGCGAGACGTCCAAGGATGACGCCGAGCGTGAGGAACTCGCGAAGCGCTACGCCGCACTTGCCGGCGAGGACGGCGCGTATGTGGACGATGCGTTCGGTGCGGTGCACCGTAAGCATGCCTCGGTTTTCGATATCGCACGCCTTCTGCCGGCGTACCAGGGGGACCTGGTTCGTGATGAACTTGAGGTCTTGAAGCGTTTGACGGTTGAGCCTCAGCGCCCCTTCGTTGTAGTTCTGGGTGGGGCGAAGGTCTCTGACAAGCTCGCTGTGATCGAGCGTTTGCTCACCGTTGCTGACCAGATTCTGGTGGGCGGCGGAATGGTCTTCACGTTCTTGAAGGCTAAAGGCTATGAGATCGGTAGCTCGCTGGTTGAAGAGGATCAGCTTGAGACGGTCAAGGGTTACCTTGACCGTTCCGGAACCGAAGGGCACGCCGAGATCATCCTTCCAAGCGACATCGTGATGGCTGATTCCTTCGCTGCTGATGCCGCCCACGAAACCCGCTCGGTTGAAGACCTGACTGGCGGCAGCATCGGGCAGGCCGGCATGGGCTTGGATATTGGCCAGGTTTCCGCTGGAACCTTCGGAGAGAAGATTGTCACCGCAGCCACGGTGTTTTGGAACGGCCCGATGGGCGTGTTCGAGTTCCCGGCATTCGCTGCGGGTACGCGCGCTGTAGCGAGCGCGCTGGAGCGCTCTGAGGCGTTCACGGTCGTGGGTGGCGGCGACTCGGCTGCTGCGGTTCGTAGCCTGGGCCATCACGATGCTGATTTCGGGCACATCTCAACCGGTGGTGGCGCATCCCTTGAATACCTTGAAGGTAAGGAACTTCCAGGGCTGACTGTTCTGGAGGAGAGCAACTAG
- the tpiA gene encoding triose-phosphate isomerase: MAHITNGEFARRPLIAGNWKMNMDHRQGITLLQKTVWTLQDANHNFDRVEVAVFPPFTDLRSVQTLVAGDDLPVVYGAQDISEHDEGAYTGEISGQFLDSLGCTYTIVGHSERRTLHQETDEVVSAKTAAALRHEITPVVCVGEPLEVRQAQQHVEHTLEQVKAVISSLDAHTVSKLVLAYEPVWAIGTGEVAGPEDAQEMAHAIRECVNQIHGEDAANGVRILYGGSVKATNVAEIMQEADVDGVLVGGASLDAVEFANIARFEQHYA; encoded by the coding sequence ATGGCACACATCACCAACGGTGAATTCGCTCGCCGTCCACTGATTGCCGGCAACTGGAAGATGAACATGGATCATCGCCAGGGCATCACGTTGCTTCAAAAAACGGTGTGGACGTTGCAGGATGCGAACCATAACTTTGATCGAGTCGAGGTAGCGGTCTTCCCGCCCTTTACTGACCTGCGTAGCGTTCAGACGCTGGTTGCGGGGGACGATCTCCCGGTGGTCTATGGCGCTCAAGACATCTCCGAGCATGACGAGGGGGCGTACACGGGCGAGATTTCCGGGCAGTTCCTGGACTCCCTGGGGTGCACCTATACGATCGTGGGCCACTCGGAACGCCGAACACTGCATCAGGAAACCGATGAGGTAGTTTCCGCTAAGACAGCCGCTGCGCTGCGCCACGAGATCACGCCTGTGGTGTGCGTAGGTGAACCGCTTGAGGTACGCCAAGCGCAGCAGCACGTTGAGCACACGCTTGAACAGGTCAAAGCCGTGATCAGCTCGCTGGATGCGCACACGGTCTCGAAGCTCGTGCTCGCTTATGAGCCGGTGTGGGCGATCGGGACCGGCGAGGTCGCTGGACCGGAAGACGCCCAGGAGATGGCTCACGCTATCCGGGAGTGTGTCAACCAGATCCACGGCGAGGATGCCGCTAACGGCGTACGTATCCTGTACGGTGGGTCAGTGAAAGCAACTAATGTCGCGGAGATCATGCAAGAAGCCGATGTTGACGGTGTTCTTGTGGGAGGCGCAAGCCTCGATGCCGTGGAATTTGCTAATATTGCTAGGTTCGAACAGCACTACGCATAG
- the secG gene encoding preprotein translocase subunit SecG: protein MNASQVTLQILVLITSILLIMTVLFHKGRGGGISDLFGGGMASSMQSSGSAERTLNKITVTISIVWAVCIVLLALLMRLNVEA, encoded by the coding sequence ATCAACGCCTCGCAGGTCACCCTGCAGATCCTTGTACTTATTACCAGCATCCTGCTGATTATGACGGTGCTGTTCCATAAGGGCCGTGGCGGCGGCATCTCGGATCTGTTCGGCGGCGGTATGGCCTCATCGATGCAGTCTTCCGGTAGCGCTGAGCGAACGCTGAACAAGATCACCGTTACGATCTCGATCGTGTGGGCTGTGTGCATCGTTCTGCTTGCTCTCCTGATGCGGCTGAACGTCGAGGCCTAG
- a CDS encoding glucose-6-phosphate isomerase, with product MLSTTAHLETEEAVNALVPQLVKDRVASRLAAKDSSLWGKKAALEAVHRLGWANPFPASGPLIDPIIELRDELKERGIKRIILAGTGGSTLASEVVSRAAGVELSVIDSTDPGMLAATLTHLDSTLMIVASKSGSTLEMDVAFRVFSEAVQRAGLRLTEHVLVITDPDSPLEQLAHQHRLTMFTADPTVGGRFSALAAFGLVPTGLAGVDVERLLDEAMAAQAECIRDHRENPALILGAALAGQHPQRNKLVIHDDTTHLPGFSAWIEQLVAESTGKQGLGLVPTVQLASSAEDALPDEAEDVLHVYLQGTNDGAHTPAGPGITVTGSIAAQFMVWEYAVAVACRLIGVNPFDQPDVETSKVAARSLLAGEPGNAQTPPNIADGPVCIAAYGDWANNANITDLSSAIEELGAASTSRSYVAVNVFADRNKHREIAATLQTALLEIFKRPTAFGWGPRFLHSTGQAHKGGPAEGIFIHILAGTVNDIDIPGLDHTGGEQLAAQATGDARVLAGRGRPVLMIKADDPAVGLPYIVDKLTEILKRS from the coding sequence ATGCTTTCGACAACCGCCCACCTCGAAACCGAGGAGGCGGTCAACGCTTTAGTGCCTCAGCTGGTCAAGGACCGTGTGGCTTCCCGCCTTGCGGCTAAGGACTCTTCCCTGTGGGGCAAGAAAGCCGCACTCGAGGCTGTGCATCGGCTTGGCTGGGCGAACCCTTTTCCTGCGTCTGGCCCGCTCATTGACCCAATCATCGAGTTGCGGGATGAGCTGAAAGAACGCGGCATCAAACGGATCATCCTGGCGGGCACGGGTGGTTCCACGCTGGCTTCAGAGGTTGTGTCTCGCGCAGCAGGTGTCGAGCTCAGCGTGATCGATTCAACCGATCCTGGGATGCTCGCCGCAACACTGACACACCTTGATTCGACGCTGATGATCGTGGCCTCTAAATCCGGAAGCACCCTTGAGATGGACGTTGCTTTCCGGGTTTTCAGCGAGGCCGTCCAGCGGGCTGGTTTGAGGCTCACTGAGCACGTTCTGGTCATTACTGACCCTGACTCCCCGCTTGAGCAACTAGCGCATCAGCACAGGCTCACGATGTTCACCGCAGACCCAACGGTTGGTGGTCGTTTCTCTGCTCTGGCTGCTTTCGGGCTCGTGCCAACCGGTCTCGCCGGCGTCGATGTTGAGCGCCTACTCGATGAGGCAATGGCGGCGCAAGCCGAATGCATCCGGGATCATCGCGAGAACCCCGCACTCATCTTGGGCGCCGCTTTGGCTGGCCAGCATCCACAGCGAAATAAGCTTGTGATCCATGATGACACCACCCACCTGCCAGGATTCAGCGCATGGATCGAACAGCTCGTAGCCGAATCCACTGGCAAACAGGGCTTGGGGCTTGTGCCCACCGTACAGTTGGCCTCATCAGCCGAGGATGCGCTACCAGATGAGGCAGAGGATGTTCTGCACGTCTACCTGCAAGGCACCAACGATGGCGCCCACACGCCCGCGGGCCCAGGCATCACCGTTACGGGTTCGATCGCTGCACAATTCATGGTGTGGGAGTACGCGGTCGCGGTGGCGTGCCGTCTGATCGGCGTCAACCCATTCGACCAGCCGGATGTCGAGACGTCCAAGGTGGCAGCTCGCAGCCTCCTAGCGGGCGAACCCGGCAACGCTCAGACTCCCCCGAACATCGCCGACGGTCCGGTCTGTATCGCCGCATACGGCGATTGGGCGAACAACGCGAACATCACCGACCTTTCCTCGGCTATCGAGGAACTCGGTGCCGCCTCCACATCGCGTAGCTATGTTGCGGTCAACGTGTTCGCTGACCGCAACAAGCACCGTGAGATCGCCGCTACCTTGCAGACGGCCCTCTTAGAGATCTTCAAACGTCCAACCGCATTCGGTTGGGGGCCCCGTTTCCTGCACTCGACCGGACAAGCCCACAAGGGCGGTCCAGCGGAAGGTATCTTCATACACATCCTCGCCGGAACCGTCAACGACATCGACATCCCTGGCCTGGACCATACCGGCGGTGAACAGCTTGCAGCACAAGCCACCGGAGACGCACGCGTGCTCGCCGGGCGCGGACGTCCCGTCCTCATGATCAAAGCCGACGACCCAGCGGTGGGATTACCGTACATCGTTGACAAGCTCACCGAGATACTCAAGCGCTCCTGA
- the tal gene encoding transaldolase: MSNVHTQALSDAGVSIWLDDLSRHRITSGSLESMVREVNVTGVTTNPAIFASALADSESYAADIAEQAAQNASVDDAVVAITSKDVAQAADLLRPIYDATDGVDGRVSIEVDPRHAFDTQATIDQAVALWESLDRPNVMIKIPATDEGLPAITECLARGISVNVTLIFGLQRYREVLSAFLRGLEKARDTGLDLASIHSVASFFISRLDTEVDARLDAIGSPEALALRGKAGLANARLAYEIFREVSLTQRWKTLAAQGAHPQRPLWASTGVKNPDYADTLYVDELVAAQTVTTLPEATLNAVADHGGDGKDTVSGTYREQDVILDELSELGIDYNEVIAKLETEGVQKFVAAWKDLLTRLEAELQAASER, from the coding sequence ATGTCTAACGTTCATACGCAGGCCCTTTCCGATGCCGGTGTTTCCATCTGGCTTGATGATTTGTCTCGTCACCGCATCACGAGCGGCTCTCTGGAGTCTATGGTGCGTGAGGTGAACGTCACCGGTGTGACCACTAATCCTGCGATTTTCGCCTCCGCGCTCGCTGATTCGGAAAGCTATGCCGCTGACATCGCTGAGCAGGCCGCTCAGAACGCCTCAGTCGACGATGCAGTGGTTGCGATCACTTCGAAGGACGTCGCTCAGGCCGCTGACTTGTTGCGGCCCATCTATGATGCGACGGACGGCGTGGATGGTCGTGTCTCGATCGAGGTGGATCCACGCCACGCTTTCGATACGCAGGCAACAATCGATCAGGCAGTAGCGCTGTGGGAGTCCCTGGACCGCCCCAACGTCATGATCAAAATCCCGGCCACGGATGAGGGCCTGCCTGCCATCACCGAGTGCCTTGCCCGCGGTATCAGCGTCAATGTGACCTTGATTTTTGGTCTGCAGCGTTATCGCGAGGTCCTCTCCGCTTTCTTGCGTGGCCTTGAGAAGGCCCGGGACACCGGGCTGGACCTTGCCAGCATCCATTCCGTTGCGTCTTTCTTCATTTCCCGTCTGGATACCGAGGTCGATGCGCGCCTGGATGCGATCGGTTCCCCTGAGGCCCTCGCGTTGCGAGGTAAAGCAGGGCTGGCCAACGCGCGTTTAGCCTACGAGATTTTCCGTGAAGTATCGCTCACCCAGCGGTGGAAGACGCTCGCGGCTCAAGGCGCACATCCGCAGCGTCCCCTGTGGGCTTCGACCGGGGTCAAGAACCCCGACTACGCGGACACGCTCTACGTGGATGAGCTCGTTGCCGCACAGACTGTCACGACGTTGCCTGAAGCCACACTCAACGCGGTAGCTGATCACGGTGGTGACGGTAAGGACACGGTCAGCGGAACCTACCGTGAGCAAGACGTGATCCTCGATGAGCTCAGTGAACTCGGAATCGACTACAACGAGGTCATCGCAAAGCTGGAGACCGAAGGCGTCCAGAAGTTTGTTGCAGCATGGAAGGACCTGCTGACGCGGCTCGAGGCTGAACTTCAGGCTGCATCGGAACGCTAG
- the tkt gene encoding transketolase, translating into MPSASQTFTWTQEDAAAVDTARVLAADAVEKVGNGHPGTAISLAPVAHLLFQKHIRHNPQDPQWAGRDRFILSPGHTSLTLYTQLFMTGYGLSLDDMKALRTWDALTPGHPEYGHTAGVEFTTGPLGQGLASAVGFAYAQRRMRRLFDKDAPAGESPFDHRIYVIASDGDLQEGVTSEASSLAGHQQLGQLVVIWDDNEISIEDDTNVAFTEDVEARYRAYGWHTQRVDWLRTGDYVEDMKALNEAIEAAKAETDRPSLIALRTVIGWPSPTKQNTGGIHGAKLGGDEVAGLKKAVGFDPERSFVVDDAVLTYTRKAQERGEQLRKKWDAAMEAWRARSEDDTVALYDRLEKGELPEGWTEALPHFEAGETIATRAASGKVINALAPVLPELWGGSADLAGSNNTFINGAKSFNPSTWATDTYEACPGGRNLHFGIREHAAGAIVNGIVTSSPTRAYSGTFLIFSDYMRPAVRLSALMGIPSIYVWTHDSIGLGEDGPTHQPVEQLASLRAIPNLDVIRPADANEVAVAWKKMLETTDHPTAIVLTRQGVETLPREEDGFAAAENAERGAYILREATRDGEDVTPDVILIGTGSEVGLAVEAQKTLAERGIAARVVSMPCIEWLRTQDAEYREKVLPPEVTARVAVEAAHPMSWYEWVGSNGRIVGLDHFGASADGDTLYRKFGITAEAVVEAAEALAAR; encoded by the coding sequence ATGCCTTCGGCGAGCCAGACCTTCACCTGGACACAAGAAGATGCCGCCGCGGTAGATACCGCACGAGTTTTGGCCGCTGATGCGGTTGAGAAGGTGGGCAATGGTCACCCAGGCACCGCCATCTCGCTCGCACCCGTAGCCCACCTGCTTTTCCAGAAGCATATTCGCCACAACCCTCAGGACCCTCAGTGGGCGGGCCGCGACCGTTTCATCCTCTCCCCTGGCCATACTTCGCTGACCCTCTATACTCAGCTGTTCATGACCGGCTACGGTCTGAGCCTTGATGACATGAAGGCTCTTCGCACTTGGGATGCTTTGACCCCGGGCCACCCAGAGTACGGCCACACTGCAGGCGTTGAATTCACCACGGGCCCACTGGGCCAGGGCTTGGCTTCGGCTGTTGGTTTCGCTTACGCTCAGCGCCGCATGCGTCGTCTATTCGATAAAGATGCCCCTGCTGGTGAGTCGCCGTTTGACCACCGGATCTATGTGATCGCATCCGATGGCGATCTGCAGGAAGGCGTTACATCCGAGGCGTCTTCCCTGGCTGGTCACCAGCAACTGGGTCAGCTCGTGGTGATTTGGGATGACAACGAGATCTCTATCGAGGACGACACGAACGTCGCTTTCACTGAGGACGTCGAGGCCCGCTACCGCGCTTACGGCTGGCATACCCAGCGCGTCGACTGGTTGCGCACTGGCGACTACGTCGAGGACATGAAGGCACTGAACGAGGCGATCGAGGCCGCTAAGGCAGAAACCGACCGGCCTTCGTTGATCGCTTTGCGCACCGTAATCGGTTGGCCTTCCCCTACCAAGCAGAACACCGGCGGTATCCACGGCGCCAAGCTCGGAGGAGACGAGGTCGCTGGTTTGAAGAAGGCGGTAGGTTTTGACCCTGAGCGCAGCTTTGTTGTTGACGATGCGGTGCTTACCTACACGCGTAAGGCACAAGAACGCGGTGAACAGTTGCGTAAGAAATGGGACGCCGCGATGGAGGCATGGCGCGCCCGCTCCGAGGATGACACTGTAGCGCTGTATGACCGCTTAGAAAAAGGCGAGCTGCCTGAGGGCTGGACTGAAGCCCTGCCTCACTTTGAAGCCGGTGAGACGATCGCTACCCGCGCCGCCTCCGGCAAGGTCATCAACGCACTGGCCCCTGTGCTTCCCGAGCTGTGGGGCGGCTCAGCGGACCTTGCAGGTTCGAACAACACGTTCATCAACGGCGCCAAGTCTTTCAACCCTTCCACGTGGGCTACCGACACTTATGAGGCGTGCCCAGGCGGGCGCAACCTGCACTTCGGTATCCGCGAGCATGCGGCAGGCGCGATCGTCAACGGCATCGTGACCTCCTCCCCGACCAGGGCCTACTCAGGCACGTTCCTGATCTTCTCCGATTACATGCGCCCTGCAGTGCGTTTGTCCGCGCTGATGGGCATCCCCTCGATCTACGTGTGGACGCACGATTCGATCGGTTTGGGCGAGGACGGCCCGACCCACCAGCCGGTCGAGCAGCTCGCTTCCTTGCGCGCGATCCCGAACCTTGATGTGATCCGCCCAGCGGACGCCAACGAGGTCGCGGTCGCGTGGAAGAAGATGCTTGAGACCACCGATCACCCGACCGCGATCGTCTTGACCCGTCAAGGTGTAGAGACCCTGCCGCGTGAAGAAGACGGTTTCGCCGCAGCTGAGAACGCTGAACGCGGCGCATACATCCTGCGTGAAGCGACCCGCGACGGCGAGGACGTCACCCCGGATGTCATCCTGATCGGAACAGGCTCCGAGGTTGGCCTCGCTGTGGAGGCTCAGAAGACACTGGCCGAACGCGGCATCGCCGCCCGCGTGGTTTCGATGCCGTGCATCGAATGGCTCCGCACCCAGGATGCCGAGTACCGCGAAAAGGTCCTGCCACCTGAGGTCACTGCACGCGTAGCTGTGGAGGCGGCGCACCCGATGAGCTGGTACGAATGGGTTGGTAGCAACGGCCGCATCGTTGGCTTGGATCACTTCGGTGCCTCCGCGGACGGTGACACGCTGTACCGTAAGTTCGGTATCACCGCTGAGGCTGTTGTCGAGGCTGCAGAAGCTCTGGCTGCCCGCTAA
- a CDS encoding heme o synthase, with the protein MSTLSHQETSTPAVPRHQRQPGETHGVFLSRKAKAYLALTKPRVIELLLVTTLPTMIFAQRGWPDLVAMLATNIGGAMAAGSAGVFNCYFDRDMDKVMNRTKNRPLVTGEITPNAALVFGWILGVASIAVLWAGTNLLTAALGLAAILFYVVLYTLILKRKTIQNIVWGGIAGCMPVLIAWAAVKNTIEWPAIVLFLIIFLWTPPHYWPLSMKYSEDYERADVPMLGAVAQGRTVSAQVVVYAWATVACSLLLIPMGDAGIVYTVVALASGGWFIWESHILHREAAQDHSAKSLNRKAMRVFHLSIMYLTLLFIGLAIDPFVGSPLLG; encoded by the coding sequence ATGTCCACCTTGAGCCATCAGGAAACGTCTACTCCCGCCGTGCCGCGCCATCAGCGCCAGCCCGGCGAGACACATGGCGTCTTCCTCTCGCGCAAGGCTAAAGCGTACTTGGCTCTGACCAAGCCGCGCGTGATCGAGCTGTTGCTTGTGACCACGTTGCCGACCATGATCTTCGCTCAACGCGGCTGGCCGGACCTGGTTGCGATGCTGGCAACCAACATCGGTGGGGCGATGGCTGCCGGTAGCGCTGGCGTGTTCAACTGCTATTTTGACCGGGACATGGACAAGGTCATGAACCGGACCAAGAACAGGCCGCTGGTGACCGGGGAAATCACGCCGAACGCCGCGCTCGTGTTCGGGTGGATCCTAGGTGTCGCCTCGATCGCGGTGTTGTGGGCTGGAACCAACCTTCTGACTGCCGCGTTGGGTCTTGCTGCGATCCTCTTCTATGTGGTCCTCTATACGCTGATTCTTAAGCGCAAGACCATACAAAACATCGTGTGGGGCGGCATCGCAGGTTGCATGCCTGTTCTGATTGCCTGGGCTGCTGTGAAGAACACGATCGAGTGGCCAGCCATCGTCTTGTTCCTCATCATCTTCTTGTGGACCCCGCCGCACTACTGGCCGCTGTCCATGAAGTATTCGGAGGACTACGAACGCGCCGACGTTCCGATGCTGGGTGCTGTTGCCCAGGGCCGCACGGTGTCCGCTCAGGTTGTTGTGTACGCGTGGGCTACGGTCGCGTGCTCGCTGTTGCTGATCCCGATGGGGGACGCCGGCATCGTGTACACAGTGGTTGCGCTGGCCTCGGGTGGATGGTTCATTTGGGAATCCCATATTCTGCACCGTGAAGCGGCGCAGGATCACAGCGCGAAGAGCCTCAACCGGAAGGCGATGCGCGTGTTCCACCTCTCGATCATGTACCTCACGCTTCTGTTCATTGGCCTGGCGATCGACCCGTTCGTTGGTTCGCCGCTTCTGGGCTAA